A part of Antechinus flavipes isolate AdamAnt ecotype Samford, QLD, Australia chromosome 6, AdamAnt_v2, whole genome shotgun sequence genomic DNA contains:
- the LOC127540756 gene encoding sodium-dependent phosphate transport protein 2B-like, whose product MATPPLSQLENSPFDPKKSTEDSLYLDKIQEDKGSPSNDARSPISKIERLSSFCEIALMEGPETEDSVIEQELQNVPEFRDSGIKWSERDTTGKIIAVFRGFGKGILLLGFLYFFVCSLDVLGSAFQLVGGKMAGKIFHEGSVLNNPVAGLMIGVLVTVLVQSSSTSTSIVVSLVSSSLLTVKAAIPIIMGANIGTSVTNTIVAFMQAGDRNEFRRAFAGATVHDFFNWLSVLVLLPMEVITGYLYHLTDAIVKTFNIKSGENAPKLLKVITDPFTKLIVQLDKKIINEIATGNEVAQNRSLIKTWCKTLKYVTLSNVTVPSPENCTSPSFCWTNGNTTWTLMNTTYKQNIAKCKHAFVDVSLSDLSIGLILLALSLLVLCTCLILIVKVLNSMLKGQIAAVIKKTINTDFPFPFAWLTGYLAILVGAGMTFIVQSSSVFTSAITPLVGIGVISLERAYPLTLGSNIGTTTTAILAALASPGSTLEDSLQIALCHFFFNLSGVLLWYPVPFMRLPIRLARGLGNITATYRWFAIFYLIICFFLAPVTVLGLSLAGWTVLVGIGAPILFLLVVILVICVLQAHCPQVLPDTLKTWDFLPLWMRSLKPWDGLVSLLTCSCCRFNWSQMFSCCCYCIAGCWSCCRLTRCCRRCKEYPEMDEDQENSSFW is encoded by the exons ATGGCAACTCCACCTCTATCTCAGTTGGAAAACTCCCCCTTTGATCCTAAGAAAAGCACTGAAGATTCACTATATCTGGACAAAATACAGGAAGATAAAGGAAGCCCCAGCA ATGATGCCCGTTCTCCTATAAGTAAGATAGAACGTCTGTCATCTTTTTGTGAAATTGCGTTGATGGAAGGGCCAGAGACTGAAGACTCAGTGATAGAGCAAGAGCTGCAGAATGTTCCCGAATTTAGGGACTCGGGGATCAAGTGGTCAG AGAGAGACACCACAGGGAAAATAATTGCTGTCTTCAGAGGGTTCGGAAAAGGGATCCTCCTCCTGGGATTTCTCTACTTCTTTGTATGTTCTTTGGATGTTCTCGGCAGCGCTTTCCAGCTGGTTGGAG GAAAAATGGCTGGGAAGATTTTCCATGAGGGTTCAGTGTTGAACAACCCTGTGGCTGGCTTGATGATTGGCGTGCTTGTGACAGTCCTGGTCCAGAGTTCCAGCACATCTACGTCCATCGTTGTCAGCCTGGTATCCTCTTCAT TGTTGACAGTAAAGGCAGCCATTCCCATTATCATGGGAGCCAATATTGGGACTTCAGTGACCAATACTATCGTGGCCTTCATGCAGGCTGGAGACAGAAATGAATTCCGAAG GGCTTTTGCTGGAGCGACCGTCCACGATTTCTTTAACTGGTTGTCAGTGCTGGTGCTGCTGCCCATGGAGGTGATCACAGGCTACCTCTACCACCTCACCGATGCCATCGTGAAAACCTTTAATATCAAGAGTGGGGAAAATGCCCCTAAACTCCTGAAAGTCATCACAGATCCCTTCACGAAACTCATTGTCCAG ctggataaaaaaatcataaatgaaattgCTACAGGAAATGAAGTAGCCCAAAACAGGAGCTTGATAAAGACTTGGTGcaaaacattaaaatatgtg ACGTTAAGCAACGTCACCGTTCCCTCACCAGAAAATTGTACCTCTCCCAGCTTCTGCTGGACCAATGGGAACACGACCTGGACCCTCATGAACACAACCTATAAACAGAACATTGCAAAGT GCAAACACGCATTTGTGGATGTCAGTCTCTCTGATCTGAGCATTGGGCTCATTCTTCTGGCCCTCTCCTTGCTGGTGCTGTGCACCTGTTTGATCCTGATTGTCAAGGTCCTGAACTCTATGCTCAAGGGACAAATTGCTGCAGTGATTAAGAAGACCATCAATACAG attttccttttccttttgcctggCTGACGGGCTACCTCGCCATTCTTGTTGGAGCTGGGATGACCTTTATTGTGCAGAGCAGCTCTGTGTTCACGTCTGCCATCACTCCTCTGGTTG GCATCGGAGTGATCAGCCTGGAGAGAGCGTACCCCCTGACCCTGGGCTCTAACATCGGCACCACCACCACAGCCATCCTGGCTGCTCTGGCCAGCCCTGGAAGCACTTTGGAAGATTCCCTCCAG ATTGCCCTGTGCCATTTCTTCTTCAACTTGTCTGGAGTTCTTCTGTGGTACCCAGTCCCGTTCATGCGCCTGCCGATCCGTCTTGCCAGGGGCCTGGGGAATATCACGGCCACCTACCGTTGGTTCGCCATCTTCTACCTGATCATCTGCTTTTTCCTAGCCCCAGTGACAGTGCTTGGCCTTTCTCTGGCAGGTTGGACTGTGCTGGTGGGCATAGGGGCACCCATCCTATTTCTGTTGGTGGTGATCTTGGTGATTTGTGTCCTCCAAGCTCACTGCCCTCAAGTTCTCCCTGACACGCTGAAAACCTGGGACTTCTTGCCCTTGTGGATGCGCTCCCTTAAGCCCTGGGATGGGCTGGTGTCCCTCCTGACATGCAGCTGCTGCCGATTCAACTGGTCCCAGATGTtcagctgctgctgctattgcatCGCTGGCTGCTGGTCATGCTGCAGGCTGACCAGATGCTGCAGGAGATGCAAGGAATATCCAGAAATGGATGAAGATCAGGAAAACTCAA GCTTTTGGTGA
- the LOC127540759 gene encoding sodium-dependent phosphate transport protein 2B-like, with product MKCWLGQVDKWGLFFFPPDFPFPFAWLTGYLAILVGAGITFLVQSSSVFTSAITPLVGLNLCLSPIPLGIGVISLEIAYPLTLGSNIGTTTTAILAVMASPGSTLDDSLQIALCHFFFNLSGVLLWYPVPFMRLPIRLARGLGHITATYRWFAVFYLIICFFLAPVTVLRLSLAGWTVLVGVGAPILFLLVVILVICVLQARCPHVLPDTLKTWDFLPLWMHSLKPWDGLVSLLTCSCCRSNWSQMFSCCCYCIVG from the exons ATGAAATGCTGGTTAGGACAAGTGGACAAATGgggccttttcttctttcccccagattttccttttccttttgcctggCTGACGGGCTACCTCGCCATTCTTGTTGGAGCTGGGATTACATTTCTTGTGCAGAGCAGCTCTGTGTTCACGTCTGCCATCACTCCTCTGGTTG GACTGAACCTGtgtctttcccccatccctttggGCATCGGAGTGATCAGCCTGGAGATAGCATACCCCCTGACCCTGGGCTCCAACATCGGCACCACCACCACAGCCATCCTAGCTGTGATGGCCAGCCCTGGAAGCACTTTGGATGATTCTCTCCAG ATTGCCCTGTGCCATTTCTTCTTCAACTTGTCTGGAGTTCTTCTGTGGTACCCAGTCCCGTTCATGCGCCTGCCGATACGTCTTGCCAGGGGTCTGGGACATATCACGGCCACCTACCGTTGGTTCGCCGTCTTCTACCTGATCATCTGCTTTTTCCTAGCCCCAGTGACAGTGCTTAGGCTTTCCCTGGCAGGTTGGACTGTGCTGGTGGGCGTAGGGGCACCCATCCTATTTCTGTTGGTGGTGATCTTGGTGATTTGTGTCCTCCAAGCCCGCTGCCCCCATGTTCTCCCTGACACACTGAAAACCTGGGACTTCTTGCCCTTGTGGATGCACTCTCTTAAGCCCTGGGATGGGCTGGTGTCCCTCCTGACATGCAGCTGCTGCCGATCCAACTGGTCCCAGATGTtcagctgctgctgctattgcatCGTTGGCTGA